A genomic region of Canis aureus isolate CA01 chromosome 16, VMU_Caureus_v.1.0, whole genome shotgun sequence contains the following coding sequences:
- the G6PC3 gene encoding glucose-6-phosphatase 3 isoform X2 produces MESHLGAGIAMAEALQNQLPWLENVWLWVTFLGDPKSLFLFYFPAAYYTSRRVGIAVLWISLITEWLNLVFKWFLFGDRPYWWVHESGYYSHAPAQVHQFPSSCETGPGSPSGHCMITGAALWPIMTAISSQVASRAHSRWVRVIPSLAYCTFLLAVGLSRIFLLAHFPHQVLAGLITGAVLGWLMAPRVPMERELSFYGLTSLALLLGASLIYWILVTLGLDLSWSIRLASKWCERPEWVHVDSRPFASLSRDSGAALGLGIALHSPCYTQVRRAQLGHGQKIACLVLAMGLLGPLDWLGHPPQISLFYIFNFLKFTLWPCLVLALVPWVVHMFSAQETPPIRSS; encoded by the exons ATGGAGTCCCATCTGGGCGCGGGCATCGCGATGGCCGAGGCGCTGCAGAACCAACTGCCTTGGTTGGAGAATGTGTGGCTCTGGGTCACCTTTCTGGGCGATCCCAAGAgcctctttcttttctacttcccCGCGGCCTACTACACCTCCCGCCGCGTGGGCATCGCAGTGCTGTGGATCAGCCTCATCACCGAGTGGCTCAACCTCGTCTTCAAGTG GTTTCTGTTTGGAGACAGGCCCTATTGGTGGGTCCATGAGTCTGGGTACTACAGCCATGCCCCAGCCCAGGTTCACCAGTTCCCCTCTTCTTGTGAAACTGGTCCAG GCAGCCCTTCTGGACACTGCATGATCACAGGAGCAGCCCTCTGGCCCATTATGACAGCCATCTCTTCCCAGGTGGCCAGTCGGGCCCACAG CCGCTGGGTGAGGGTGATACCTAGCCTGGCTTACTGCACCTTCCTCCTGGCGGTCGGCCTGTCTCGGATCTTCCTATTAGCCCATTTCCCTCACCAGGTGTTGGCTGGCCTGATAACCG GTGCTGTCCTGGGCTGGCTGATGGCCCCCCGGGTGCCCATGGAGCGGGAGCTAAGCTTCTACGGATTGACCTCACTGGCCCTGTTACTGGGTGCCAGCCTCATCTATTGGATCCTCGTTACACTGGGCTTGGATCTTTCTTG GTCCATCCGCCTGGCCTCCAAGTGGTGTGAGCGGCCCGAGTGGGTGCATGTGGATAGCCGGCCCTTTGCTTCCCTGAGCCGCGATTCAGGGGCTGCCCTTGGTCTGGGCATCGCCCTGCACTCTCCCTGCTACACCCAGGTACGGCGGGCACAGCTGGGACACGGCCAGAAGATAGCCTGCCTTGTGCTGGCCATGGGGCTTCTGGGCCCCCTGGACTGGCTGGGCCATCCTCCTCAGATCAGCCTTTTCTATATCTTCAATTTCCTCAAGTTCACCCTCTGGCCATGCCTTGTCCTGGCCCTTGTGCCCTGGGTGGTGCACATGTTCAGTGCCCAGGAGACACCACCCATCCGCTCTTCCTGA
- the G6PC3 gene encoding glucose-6-phosphatase 3 isoform X1 — MESHLGAGIAMAEALQNQLPWLENVWLWVTFLGDPKSLFLFYFPAAYYTSRRVGIAVLWISLITEWLNLVFKWFLFGDRPYWWVHESGYYSHAPAQVHQFPSSCETGPGGKPQTSLSPCGWGLLLDSPAGSPSGHCMITGAALWPIMTAISSQVASRAHSRWVRVIPSLAYCTFLLAVGLSRIFLLAHFPHQVLAGLITGAVLGWLMAPRVPMERELSFYGLTSLALLLGASLIYWILVTLGLDLSWSIRLASKWCERPEWVHVDSRPFASLSRDSGAALGLGIALHSPCYTQVRRAQLGHGQKIACLVLAMGLLGPLDWLGHPPQISLFYIFNFLKFTLWPCLVLALVPWVVHMFSAQETPPIRSS; from the exons ATGGAGTCCCATCTGGGCGCGGGCATCGCGATGGCCGAGGCGCTGCAGAACCAACTGCCTTGGTTGGAGAATGTGTGGCTCTGGGTCACCTTTCTGGGCGATCCCAAGAgcctctttcttttctacttcccCGCGGCCTACTACACCTCCCGCCGCGTGGGCATCGCAGTGCTGTGGATCAGCCTCATCACCGAGTGGCTCAACCTCGTCTTCAAGTG GTTTCTGTTTGGAGACAGGCCCTATTGGTGGGTCCATGAGTCTGGGTACTACAGCCATGCCCCAGCCCAGGTTCACCAGTTCCCCTCTTCTTGTGAAACTGGTCCAGGTGGGAAGCCCCAAACCTCCCTGTCCCCGTGTGGTTGGGGTTTG CTTCTGGATTCCCCGGCAGGCAGCCCTTCTGGACACTGCATGATCACAGGAGCAGCCCTCTGGCCCATTATGACAGCCATCTCTTCCCAGGTGGCCAGTCGGGCCCACAG CCGCTGGGTGAGGGTGATACCTAGCCTGGCTTACTGCACCTTCCTCCTGGCGGTCGGCCTGTCTCGGATCTTCCTATTAGCCCATTTCCCTCACCAGGTGTTGGCTGGCCTGATAACCG GTGCTGTCCTGGGCTGGCTGATGGCCCCCCGGGTGCCCATGGAGCGGGAGCTAAGCTTCTACGGATTGACCTCACTGGCCCTGTTACTGGGTGCCAGCCTCATCTATTGGATCCTCGTTACACTGGGCTTGGATCTTTCTTG GTCCATCCGCCTGGCCTCCAAGTGGTGTGAGCGGCCCGAGTGGGTGCATGTGGATAGCCGGCCCTTTGCTTCCCTGAGCCGCGATTCAGGGGCTGCCCTTGGTCTGGGCATCGCCCTGCACTCTCCCTGCTACACCCAGGTACGGCGGGCACAGCTGGGACACGGCCAGAAGATAGCCTGCCTTGTGCTGGCCATGGGGCTTCTGGGCCCCCTGGACTGGCTGGGCCATCCTCCTCAGATCAGCCTTTTCTATATCTTCAATTTCCTCAAGTTCACCCTCTGGCCATGCCTTGTCCTGGCCCTTGTGCCCTGGGTGGTGCACATGTTCAGTGCCCAGGAGACACCACCCATCCGCTCTTCCTGA